A single region of the Methanofollis fontis genome encodes:
- a CDS encoding ABC transporter permease: MVDSLSGLEPIGEGLVQAFYLIVSLDPTIIDITLRSLLITFSAVIIGSLISLPLGALISFNDFPGKKTVINLIQTLYAIPTVVVGLVVFMFLRRIGPFGFLDLLFTPGGMIIGQTILVLPIITGLTISALSGLDTTIRDTIISLGATSLQFFLSVMKEVRFAIFAAIALAFGRAISEVGAAIIIGGNIQTGTFWGSTRILTTAITLETGKGDIALSIALGIILLCIALIVNSLMTIVQQR, translated from the coding sequence ATGGTTGACTCTCTGAGCGGTCTCGAACCGATCGGCGAAGGACTGGTGCAGGCGTTCTACCTGATTGTATCGCTCGATCCGACGATCATCGATATCACGCTCCGCAGTCTGCTCATCACCTTCAGTGCCGTCATCATCGGTTCGCTCATCTCCCTGCCGCTCGGCGCCCTGATATCCTTCAATGACTTCCCCGGCAAGAAGACGGTCATCAACCTCATCCAGACGCTCTATGCCATTCCGACCGTCGTCGTCGGTCTTGTGGTATTCATGTTTCTCCGGAGGATCGGTCCCTTCGGGTTTCTGGACCTGCTCTTCACGCCGGGCGGGATGATCATCGGTCAGACGATCCTGGTCCTCCCGATCATCACCGGGCTGACGATATCGGCACTCTCCGGTCTGGACACCACCATCAGGGACACCATCATATCGCTCGGTGCAACGAGTCTTCAGTTTTTTCTCTCGGTCATGAAAGAGGTCAGGTTTGCGATCTTTGCCGCCATCGCCCTGGCATTCGGGCGGGCGATCTCTGAGGTGGGTGCGGCGATCATCATCGGCGGGAACATCCAGACCGGCACCTTCTGGGGCTCCACCCGCATCCTGACGACAGCGATCACCCTTGAGACCGGCAAGGGGGACATCGCCCTCTCCATCGCCCTCGGCATCATCCTCCTCTGTATCGCACTGATCGTGAACTCACTCATGACGATTGTCCAGCAGAGGTGA
- a CDS encoding substrate-binding domain-containing protein — protein MLLAVVMVAAAIVAGCTGTGGETTPAPTTAPAETTTPTETTAPAETQTLLIATTTSLYDTGLLDYIRPMFEDEYGAEVKITAKGTGQSLELGRGGDVDVMMVHDRAREDEFIDEGYGVNRRVIAYNYFVIVGPESDPAGIKGMDPEEAFLTIREMGLADPESVKFVSRGDDSGTHGKEKAIWTSAGMDYTTDVQGSGDWYIEAGTGMGSTLVLASEKEAYTLSDIGTFLAYKGDIQLVTLVDKGDILLNIYSAMQISPDRFPEVNSTLAKEWINFLISPEIQDEIGNFGVAEYGEPLFFPSRGAWETIGVTQAECEDPIP, from the coding sequence ATGCTACTCGCGGTGGTGATGGTAGCTGCCGCTATTGTTGCAGGCTGTACCGGCACCGGTGGGGAGACGACCCCGGCACCGACAACGGCGCCTGCAGAGACGACAACACCTACAGAGACAACAGCACCTGCAGAAACACAGACGCTTCTGATTGCAACCACGACCAGCCTGTATGATACCGGACTTCTGGACTATATCCGGCCGATGTTTGAGGACGAGTACGGCGCCGAGGTGAAGATCACCGCCAAGGGCACTGGACAGTCCCTCGAACTCGGGCGTGGGGGCGATGTCGACGTCATGATGGTCCATGACCGCGCACGTGAGGACGAATTCATCGACGAGGGCTATGGCGTCAACCGCCGTGTGATTGCCTACAATTATTTCGTGATCGTCGGACCGGAATCTGATCCGGCAGGAATCAAGGGTATGGACCCCGAAGAGGCATTCCTCACCATCAGGGAGATGGGTCTTGCTGATCCGGAATCCGTGAAGTTCGTCTCGCGCGGAGATGATTCCGGCACCCACGGAAAGGAAAAGGCCATCTGGACGTCGGCGGGCATGGACTACACCACAGATGTCCAGGGCTCTGGTGACTGGTACATCGAGGCAGGCACTGGAATGGGCTCCACCCTGGTGCTTGCAAGCGAGAAGGAGGCCTATACGCTGAGTGATATCGGCACCTTCCTTGCCTATAAGGGTGACATCCAGCTGGTCACGCTCGTTGACAAGGGCGATATCCTGCTCAACATCTACAGCGCCATGCAGATCAGTCCCGATCGCTTCCCTGAGGTGAACAGCACCCTCGCAAAGGAGTGGATCAATTTCCTGATCTCACCCGAGATCCAGGATGAGATCGGTAACTTCGGTGTTGCCGAGTACGGGGAACCGCTCTTCTTCCCGTCACGCGGTGCATGGGAGACGATCGGCGTCACGCAGGCAGAGTGTGAGGACCCCATCCCGTGA
- the nifB gene encoding nitrogenase cofactor biosynthesis protein NifB → MAEEEYRTARVGDQDVPYDPEQLRKIQEHPCYSENACHTFGRCHLPVAPDCNIQCNYCVRDFDCVNESRPGVTSKVIRPEESLELVQKVIDEFPFVKVIGIAGPGEPLANEETFETLKLIHEAFPHLIMCISTNGLMLPERIDELQQYGVGNVTVTLNAVDPAIGEKIYSFVNYHGKHYTGREAAELLLKNQLEGIRMAVERKMFVKVNCVYIPGVNDEHIPEIARTVGEMGAYSFNLIPLIPQYKFRDITPPTPAEKREMQDRCAPYIKQMRHCARCRSDAIGRLGHDVQSRIYGTEIVTKKKK, encoded by the coding sequence ATGGCGGAAGAAGAATACAGGACGGCGCGGGTCGGGGACCAGGACGTACCCTATGACCCCGAACAGCTGCGAAAAATTCAGGAGCACCCGTGTTATTCTGAAAACGCCTGCCACACCTTCGGGCGCTGTCACCTGCCGGTTGCACCGGACTGCAATATTCAGTGCAACTACTGCGTCCGGGACTTTGACTGCGTGAATGAAAGCCGCCCGGGCGTGACGTCAAAGGTGATCAGGCCCGAAGAAAGCCTCGAACTGGTGCAAAAAGTCATCGACGAGTTCCCCTTCGTCAAGGTGATCGGGATCGCAGGACCCGGCGAACCGCTGGCAAACGAGGAGACATTTGAGACGCTGAAACTGATCCACGAGGCGTTTCCCCACCTGATCATGTGCATCTCCACAAACGGTCTCATGCTTCCGGAACGGATCGACGAACTCCAGCAATATGGCGTTGGAAATGTTACGGTCACCCTCAACGCCGTCGATCCAGCAATCGGAGAGAAGATCTACTCGTTTGTGAATTATCACGGCAAACACTATACCGGCCGGGAGGCCGCAGAACTCCTGCTCAAAAACCAGCTTGAGGGGATCAGGATGGCCGTCGAGCGCAAGATGTTCGTGAAGGTGAACTGCGTCTATATACCCGGCGTCAACGACGAGCATATCCCGGAGATCGCCCGGACAGTCGGCGAGATGGGGGCATACTCCTTCAACCTGATCCCGCTGATCCCGCAGTATAAGTTCAGGGACATCACCCCGCCCACGCCCGCGGAAAAGCGGGAGATGCAGGACCGGTGTGCCCCGTATATCAAGCAGATGCGCCACTGCGCCCGCTGCCGTTCGGACGCCATCGGCAGACTCGGTCATGACGTCCAGTCCCGGATCTACGGCACCGAGATTGTCACCAAAAAGAAAAAATAA
- a CDS encoding DNA-3-methyladenine glycosylase family protein codes for MEQSIVLESGSGAPFDLDATLGCGQAFRWEKRDGTWHGIAGRHRIRIRQDNDLVRFDGADETFIRRYFALDLDLAGILSSIDRDPRIHAAIERCRGLRILRQEPFETLISYICSTNANIPVIKKRIALLAERYGDPLPGGGHAFPDASALAGCTEDDLRSCVLGYRAPYACATAAMCANNPEWAERVTALPYSDAKNVLMEFPGVGPKAADCILLFAFQRYEAFPVDVHIRRMMRRHYLNTAGGDGPMTCREYEAIAAFAREHFGPHAGWAQEYLFCVREDDRGDSGRG; via the coding sequence ATGGAACAATCCATTGTGCTCGAATCCGGTTCGGGTGCACCCTTTGATCTCGACGCCACCCTCGGGTGCGGGCAGGCGTTTCGCTGGGAAAAGAGAGATGGGACCTGGCATGGCATCGCCGGCAGGCACCGGATCCGGATCCGGCAGGACAACGATCTGGTCCGGTTTGACGGCGCCGACGAGACCTTCATCCGCCGCTACTTCGCACTCGACCTCGACCTTGCCGGGATCCTCTCCTCGATCGATCGCGATCCCCGGATCCACGCGGCGATCGAACGGTGCAGGGGGCTCCGCATCCTGAGGCAGGAACCCTTCGAGACCCTGATCTCCTATATCTGCTCGACGAATGCGAACATACCGGTCATAAAAAAACGCATCGCCCTTCTTGCCGAACGCTATGGCGATCCGCTGCCGGGAGGTGGACATGCCTTCCCGGATGCATCCGCCCTTGCAGGCTGCACCGAGGACGACCTGCGCTCCTGTGTGCTGGGATATCGGGCACCCTATGCCTGCGCCACCGCCGCCATGTGTGCCAACAATCCGGAGTGGGCGGAGCGGGTGACCGCCCTCCCCTACAGCGACGCAAAAAACGTGCTGATGGAGTTTCCGGGGGTCGGCCCGAAGGCGGCGGACTGCATCCTCCTCTTCGCCTTCCAGCGCTACGAGGCCTTCCCGGTGGACGTGCACATCAGGCGGATGATGCGCCGTCACTACCTCAATACCGCCGGCGGAGACGGACCGATGACCTGCCGGGAGTACGAGGCCATCGCCGCCTTCGCGCGGGAGCACTTCGGCCCCCATGCCGGATGGGCGCAGGAGTACCTCTTCTGCGTGCGGGAGGATGATAGAGGAGACAGCGGC